In a single window of the Elaeis guineensis isolate ETL-2024a chromosome 6, EG11, whole genome shotgun sequence genome:
- the LOC105047543 gene encoding hydroxyproline O-galactosyltransferase HPGT1, whose translation MQNRGSSHRLPGLVLRSRISSVMLAMFATMASFYVAGRLWQDAESRVYLIKELDRRTGQGQSAISVDDTLKVAKCRYQHKRLAALEMELAAARHEGFVGSYSSKTNDTNTGKKLMVVIGIITEFERKNNRDVIRRSWLPTGPALKKLEEEKGVLVRFVIGRSENRGDSFDRAIDDENRHTKDIMILDNHIEAPEEYPKKTKLFFAHAADTWDAEFYAKVKDDVYVNIDALGAMLATHLDKPRVYIGCMKSGEVFSQSNHKWYEPDWWKFGDGKSYFRHASGEIFVISRALAQFISINRSILRTYAYDDVTVGSWMIGLDVKHVNEGKFCCSSWSSGAICAAV comes from the exons ATGCAGAATCGAGGATCGAGCCACCGCCTTCCGGGGTTGGTGCTCCGCTCTCGGATCTCCTCGGTGATGCTCGCAATGTTTGCTACCATGGCCTCCTTCTACGTCGCCGGACG TTTATGGCAGGATGCGGAAAGTAGGGTTTATCTCATCAAAGAACTCGATCGGAGGACTGGACAG GGGCAGTCCGCTATATCAGTTGATGATACACTGAAGGTAGCAAAATGCAG GTACCAGCATAAGAGATTAGCAGCACTTGAGATGGAGCTGGCTGCAGCGAGGCATGAAGGCTTTGTTGGGAGTTATTCTTCCAAGACAAATGACACTAATACTGGGAAAAAGCTGATGGTTGTTATAGGAATCATCACAGAATTTGAGCGCAAGAACAATAGGGATGTGATCCGCAGGTCGTGGCTTCCAACTG GTCCAGCGCTGAAAAAGTTGGAAGAAGAGAAAGGTGTCCTTGTACGATTTGTGATAGGAAGAAG TGAAAATAGAGGAGACAGTTTTGACAGGgcaattgatgatgaaaataggcATACCAAGGACATCATGATTCTT GATAATCATATTGAAGCACCAGAAGAATATCCAAAAAAGACAAAGCTGTTTTTCGCTCATGCTGCAGACACCTGGGATGCTGAGTTCTATGCTAAGGTTAAGGATGACGTTTATGTTAACATTG ATGCTTTGGGAGCAATGCTTGCAACTCACTTGGACAAGCCGCGTGTTTACATTGGGTGCATGAAATCTGGCGAAGTTTTCTCCCAGTC GAACCACAAATGGTATGAACCAGACTGGTGGAAATTTGGCGATGGAAAATC ATATTTTCGTCATGCTTCTGGTGAAATTTTTGTCATATCGAGAGCTCTAGCACAGTTTATTTCCATAAATAG ATCTATTCTTCGTACATATGCCTATGATGATGTTACTGTTGGTTCATGGATGATTGGGCTTGATGTCAAGCACGTCAATGAAGGAAAATTTTGCTGCTCATCATGGTCCTCAG GAGCCATATGTGCAGCTGTGTGA
- the LOC105047541 gene encoding uncharacterized protein, with protein MPAISTPNSVASACLVTSLRPSLPANPGWLLAFCPPLFSEFPSRPQTLALSLRRRRGTPVSSNASSAELSAAEEDWLKKLPDKKKPLYSHSLPCIEAWLKNLGFHESRADRAVWFVEKPNWHAQLSLDVTDLYIRYLKSGPGDLEKDVERRFSLH; from the exons ATGCCGGCAATTTCGACACCGAATTCCGTCGCAAGCGCTTGCCTCGTTACCTCCTTGCGTCCCTCCCTCCCAGCGAATCCGGGTTGGCTTCTCGCCTTCTGCCCTCCCCTTTTCTCGGAATTCCCTTCTCGTCCCCAGACCCTAGCTCTCTCCCTTAGGAGGAGGAGAGGAACCCCAGTCTCCTCGAACGCCTCGTCTGCGGAGCTCTCCGCCGCCGAGGAGGATTGGCTCAAGAAGCTCCCGGACAAAAAGAAGCCGCTCTACTCCCACAGCCTCCCCTGTATAGAGGCGTGGCTGAAGAACTTGGGATTCCACGAGAGCCGGGCGGACCGGGCGGTGTGGTTCGTGGAGAAGCCCAATTGGCACGCCCAACTCTCCCTCGATGTCACGGATCTCTACATTAG GTACCTGAAGAGTGGACCTGGAGATCTTGAGAAGGATGTGGAGAGGAGATTTAGCTTGCATTGA